The genomic segment CGCAATACTCCTTTCGCTGCGCTGCGAAGCTTAGTAGAGGCTGCTGCCAGCAAAGCGCTTGGCAAGTTTGTTCGAGACGAGGATGAGCGCGAGGCCGATCACGCCCTTGAACAGGCCTACGGCGGTGGCAAGGCTGAACTGGAACTCCAGGATGCCCTGGCGGTAGACCCAGGTGTCGATGATGTCGCCAACCTTGTAGACCGGCAGCGAGTACAGCACGAAGATCTGGCTAAACCCGGCATCCAGGATGTTGCCCAGACGCAGCAGCGTCACCACCACGATCACCGGCAGGATACCGGGCAGCGACACGTGCCAGATCCGCTGGAGCCGCGAGGCCCCGTCGATCGTGGCGGCCTCGTAGAGCGTGGTGTCGATCGCCATCAGCGCGGCGAGGTAGATGATCGTGCTCCAGCCGGTCTCCTTCCAGATATCCGAGCCGATTACCACACCCCGGAACCAGTCGGGCGAAGTCAGGAAGGCGATAGGCCGCCCGCCGAGCGACTCGATGATCTCGTTTACCAGGCCCTCGCCGGGCGAGAACATAGCCAGCAGCACGCCGAACACGATCACCCACGAGAGGAAGTGCGGCATATAGGCGGCGGTCTGCACTACCTGGCGCAGGCGGCGGAACTTGGTCTCGTAGAGCGCCAGCGCCAGGATGATCGCCATCGGCATGCCCAAGATCAGCTTGGCGATGCTAAAGAACAGCGTGTTGGTGATCAGCTGGCTAAAGTAGAACGAGCGCACGAAGGTAAGAAAATGCTTGAAGCCGATCCACGGGCTGGCCTCCACCCCCAGCAGCGGCTTAAAATCCTTGAATGCGATCTGGGCGTTCCACAGCGGCAGATACTTGAAGATCAGAAAGTAGCTGATCGATGGGATGATCATCAGATACATCCAGCGGTGCCGCCACATGGCCCGCAGCAGCAGCTGGCTGGGCGTGGCGCTGGTGGTGGGCTTGGCTGGCGCGCGGCCCTGCGCAGAGACCGTAGGGCTGGTGGGTTTGTTCATCATTGTCTGTTCCCTCGCTCGTTAGGTCTATCACTTCGGTGTGGTTCTGCGGGGGAGAGCACCCGCGTATATGCGGCAGCTGGCAAGATTCCGCGCTGCCACATCGCATCAAACACGCCTGCAGCCCGCCACAGCCGGAACCGGTCGTAGACCGTGCTTGGCACCCCGATCTCGCGCGGTATCGCCTTCCACGCGCAGCCACTGTTGAGCCGGTAGAGGATGGCGCGCATGGCGTCCCTATCTGCCATCCGTGGCCGCCCGCGCCGCTGGACTCGCGCGGCGGAGGGGAGCAGCCCTGCGATCTGCTGCCATACCTCATCGGGCATAGGAGACACCAGGTCGGCTGTGCTGTCATCGCACATGGGCTTGATCCCTCCACGGATCGATATGTGGCCTGCGTCGAATTTCCGGATGCACCTATTGTAAAAATTCGGGTGTGGATTTTGACGCACTGCGTATGGAAAATAACGTGCTCTCCCCCTTCGATCCACCAAGACTCAGAGACACAAAGATCAATGCGATCTTTGTGTCTCTGCCGATCAATCCCGCACACATAAGGCCAGGGTATCGCTCACCCGGCCCGCCGCTCGCGGAACTCCTGCGGGCCGATGCCGGTGATCTTGCGGAACACGCGGCTGAAGTAGGCGCGGTCCTGAAAGCCGACCTGCTGGGCGATTGTGCCGATGCTGTCGTTGCTCTGCTCTAGCCGCAGCTTGGCATGGTAGATGCGGTAGCGGCTCAGGTACTCCCAGGGCGAGACGCCGATCTCGCGGTGGAACACCCGGCTCAGGTAGTCCTCGCTCACGCCCACGCTCTGGGCCAGCTCCCAGCGCGATAGCTCGCGGGTGTAGTTCTGGTGCAGGTAGGCGATCGCACGCTTGACCAGGGCGCTGGTAGGCTGGGGCAGCATCTCGGCGTCGGCGATGGCGCGGCCCAGGGTGGTGGCCACCTCCTCGTCGGAGAACAGCCACTTGGTCTGGATGAACACGTGGGCGTGCTGCTCTAGCTGCTTCACGTCCTCCAGGGTTAGCAGCTTGTTGCTGATCACCACCACCGGCACGTGGCGCAGCCGCTCGCTGGTGCGCATCTGGGCCAGCACCTCGGTGCCGTCGATGTCGGGCATCAGCAGGTCGAGCACCACCAGGCTCGGCACCACATCGGCCAGCCGCTGAAGGGCCGCGCCGCCGTTCTCGGCCAGCACGATCGGGTGGCTGGGCAGGGTCGCGGCGACAACCCGCTGGTAGTGGGCGCGGGCGGTGGGGTCATCATCCACGATCAGGATCGGGCCGCCAGCGGCGGCGGGCGCGATGGCGTTAATCGTGTCGATCAGCGACTGCGAGGGCGCATTCTTGAGCATGTAGCCGGTGAGGCCCTGCTCCTCGCCCAATGGGTCGGCTGGCTCGCCATACAGCAGGAAGGGGATGTGCCCCAGGCGCGGGTGGGCGTGCAGCCGCCGCAGCAGGCCCCAGCTCTCGGCATGAGCGCTGGATACATCCCAGGCCAGCGCGGCGGGCGCGGTGTCGCGCACGATCTGCTCGATCGGCTGATCGCCGCGCAGCCAGCGCACCTCCAGCCCCTCACGCTCGGCGAAGGCCACGATCTCGGGCGGCAGCTGCTCGCTGGGCGAGATCGCCAGCAGCGTGGGGGTGCCCACCGCCGTGGTGGCCACTTGCTCGCTCAGGCTGGGCAGCGGCAGGCGTAGGTCGAAGCTGCTGCCCACGCCAGGCGCGCTGGTCACATCCAGCGTGCCGCGGTGCAGCGCGATCAGCTGGCGGCTGATCGACAGCCCCAGACCGATCCCGCCGTAGTCGCGGCTGCGCTTCTCCGCCGTCACAAACGGCTCGAAGATCCGCTCCTGTTGGCCCTGGTCGATCCCGCTGCCGCTATCGGCCACCCACAGGTGCAGGTGCGGCGGCTGCACCTCGGCACCCAGCGTGATATGGCCGCGCTGGGTGAACTTGAGCGCGTTGCTCAGCAGGTTGAGCAGCACCTGGCGCAGCCGCAGCGGGTCGGCGTAGATCTTGGGCAGGCGCGGCGGTAGATCGAGCCGCCAGTCCAGATCCGGCTTGGCGTGGGCCTGCTCGGCCAGGCTAGCAAAGACCTCCTCTAGCAGCGGGCGCGGGTCGATCAGCTCGGGGTAGAGATCCAGCTCGTTGATCTCAGCGCGCGAGAGATCTAGCAGGTCGTTGATCAGCCGCAGCTGGTGCTCGGCGCTGCGCTGGATGTGCTCAAGCGCCTGCGGGTCGTCGGGCGCTTCGGTCTGCACCAGCCGGGCCTGCTCAAGGATGATGTGCAGCGGCGTGCGCAGCTCGTGGCTCACGTTGGCCAGCAGCCGCGTCTTGATGCGGTCGGCCTTCTCGGCGGTCCGGCGGGCCTGCTGCTCGTCGCGCACCAGCAGCGCGCCCTTCACCGCGCTGGAGATCGAGCCGCGCAGCATCTCATACAGCTCGCCGTCGCGCGGGCCGATCTCCAGCATGCAGTAGCCCAGCTGCTGCTCGTGGAAAAACAGCGGCTCGACCACGTAGCTATGGCGGCGCGGCGGCAGCAGCGCGGCGGGCACCAGCACACCGGGCGAGAGCCGCAGCGGCTGCTCGCTCTCCACCAGGGTGCCACCCTCGTGGAAGGCGAGGATGAGCTGGCGCTCGTCGTCGCAGGGGGAGGCCGGGTTGTCGTAGAGCGCCAGATAGCCGCTGACGATGCCGAGGCGCGGTAGATGCTCGGCCAGCGTGCGGGCCAGCGTGGGCAGGTCAAAGGTGGTGATCAGGCTCTGGGTCAGCGCGCGCAGCGCCGCCGCCCGGCGCTCGGCCTGGAGCTGCCGGAAGGCCAGGGCGCGCTGGGCGATCTCGCTGACCACGATCCGCGCCTGGCCGATAATGTCCTCGGCGGTGCGCCACTGGGATGGCTCTAGACCGGTGAGCACCGTGCTGCGCAGGGCCGAGAGCACATCCTGCCAGACCATGATCGACTCTTCGTGCTCGAATGAGGCATCCAGCATTCGCCCTAGCGCGGCCAGAAACCGCCCGGCGGGCGTGCGGATGTCGCGGTCGAGGCTGGCGCGCAACACCCCGGCGAGCTGCCGCGCCTGGGCGGGCGCGGCTGCCACATGCAGCAGCTCGTCGATCAGGGCATCGTCGCCATGGCTATGGTGCACCCCAGCCTTGCGCACCGCGTCGGAGTGGCAGCCGCACGACTGGCGCACCACCAGCCGCGACTGCAGCACGATCTGGCTTGGCACGATCCGCCCCTCCAGCCGCGCTAGCACGGTCTCCATGGCCCGCGCGCCCTGGGCCGCGATCGGCGTGGAGACCGAGGTGAGCGAGGGGTTGGCCAGGCGGCCCTCGGCGGAATCGTTGAATCCGATCACGGCGATGTCGTGCGGTACGAAGATCCCGCGCCCGTGCAGCTCCTTGATCGCGCCTAGCGCCATCAGGTCGCTCACCGCCACCACCGCCTGGAAGTGATCGCCGGGGAACAGCCCAGCCACATCCAGCAGGTGCGCCATGGCTTCGCTGCCCCGCTCCCAGTGCAGCGGCGGGCTGACCAGGCGCTGGTCGAAGGGGATGTCGTAGGCGCTGAGCGCATCGCGGTAGGCGCGGTAGCGCTCCTCGGCGTAGAAGTGGCTGGCTGGCCCGCGCAGCAGCGCCAGCTTGCGGAAGCCATGCACCTCGATCAGGTGCACGATCGCGGCGTACATGCCGTCGTAGCTGTCGACCGATATGGTCGGCACGCCAGGCACCGATTGGGCGAGGTTCACCATGGGCAGCTGGTGGAAGCGGCGCTGAAAGGAGAGGATCGCCTCGGCCTCCAGCGAGCCGGTGATGGTCGATGACCAGCTGATCAGGCCATCCAGCCCGGCGTTGCTGGCAAGGTCGTAGACGACCATGCGCTGGGCCTCGGCCTCGGGCTGGCCCAACGTGCCCCCTGGGAAACACAGCAGGTTGACGCCCTCGCCCTCGGCGGCTTCGACGACGCCACGCCACATGACCTGGCCAGAGCCAACGTGGATGTTGGCCGTCAGGAAGCCTATGGCTTGCTGGTGGGGTGGGGCCACCGTGTTAGATTCAATCAGCGCATTGCGTTCCATCGGTACGTCTCCATTGACCCGTAGGTATGGCTGGTTGCGCACCTAGTATAGCATAGTTGTTTCAGCCCTATCTCAAACCTTATTCGATATATATTTATTTAAAATAATAAGTTCAGCCGCCAATAACCTAAAAATCACTGACATATATCAGCGCTTTCGCTCATTCCCAAGGGTAACGTGCTCAATATGTCCCGTGCTACCGGGATGGCTTTGGGCAGCGCTCAGCCAAGAACGCTTCGTACTACACTAGCAACAAAAGCCGCGTCCAGCGGCTCCCGCGAGAACCAACGGCGATAGTAGACAGCCCCCATGAGCAGGGCAATTAGCGCATCAACATCGGTGTCTGGCGGCAGCTCGCCCTTGCTCATCGCACGTGCGATGAGCGTTTGTAAGGGCAGGGTATGCCCGCGCTGGATACTGCTATGCACTGCCGCCAGATCAGGGCTGCGCTCTGCTGCGTCAATGATGGATGGCATCACCGAAGACCAGCGTGCTGTCGTCAGAAGGGTGGCAATCGTCATCATCAGGGCATGGACATCGCCCACAAACGTACCCGTATCTGGCACCTCTGCGTGTGTGCCAAGGTGGAAGCAGGCATCCACCACCAAGTCGGTACGGGTTGGCCAATGGCGATAGATCGTGGTTTTTGCAACACCGGATCGGCGCGCCACGTCATCAACGCTGAGACCACTGACCCCATGCTCTGCTAATAGCTCTGAGGTGGCCTGCAGCACCTTCTCCTTGGAGCGCCGCACACGGTCATCTAGCGCGGGACGCTCCACCGCTGCGTCTGCTGTGGGTTCTTGGGTTGGATTCTTGATGGTCTTTTTGTTCAAGGCTTGACGTTTCCTTCAATTTGCGCTACGCTACAGTATCGTAGTATAACACAGGGAGTTATTGAAGAGGAGAATCGGTATGAATCTTGTGTCGCTTCGGCTCATCACCGCCGATATCAAACGCTTAGTCACCTTCTACGAGCGGGTTACGGGGCTTGTGGCAACCTGGTACACGGATGATTTTGCAGAAATTGCAACCGCCTCTGGCACGCTGGCAATCGGAAGCACGCGAACGCTCCAATTTTTTGCGCCAGATGCTGTTCGACCTGCTGACAACCATACGGCTATTATCGAGTTTCGGGTGGATGACGTTGATCGCGTCTACGACCAGCTCAAGGACATACAGTTCGACCTTGTGCAAGCGCCGACCACCATGCCATGGGGAAATCGCTCCTTGCTCTTCCGCGACCCGGACGACAATCTGATCAATTTCTTCACGCCCCTTCACCCAGAGTCGGCCAAGCAGCTCCGTGCATAGGCAACGCGCGGCAGTATAGCAGCATGTTCTACCCTGGCCTAGGGCTACATGGCAGTCGGAATGCGCTGAGGGCTAAGACATTGTGCGCCCAATAGTGCCGACTGCCATGGTTTACGGCTGCCCCCAGAAAAGAACGTGTGCTAGAATCTGCGCACGCAACCGATTGCAGGGAGAGCATACCGATGAACCAGATCCGCCAGATGCCCGCAAAGAGCTGGGATGTGCTGCGGCACCCGCGCCCCCATGTGTTCGCCGCCCACGCACGCCATGTCTCCGATGGGAATATGGACGCGCCCGCCTACCTGGCCATCGCCATCATTATCCCGCTGGTCTTCTCGGCCATCCTGTATGGCCTGATCGACCCGCTGGGCATGCTGCGCGCGCTCATCCAGCAGATGTTTGCCTTCTATATCTTCACCGGCGTGATCTTCTTCTTCGCGCAGCAGCAGGGCGCGCTCGGCAGCTTTGCGGCCTTGGCCTACGGCTTTGCGCTGTTCTACGTGCCGATCGAGCTGCTGCAGTGGCTGCTAGCCATGCTGGGCGCGCTGCTGCCAGCGCCGTGGTGGGCCGGGCTGGCGATTGTGGTGGTGGCCTATCTGGCCAAGGCGTGGTTTGCCCAGGTGGCGGTGCGGGGGATCATGGGGGTGCGCCGCCCAGGCGAGGCGTGGGCGGCGGTGGGCGCAGGCCTAGTCACGATCATTATTCTCAGCTACGCGCTGCGGGGCGGCATCGTGGGGATCTAGCCAAGCCCATCGACGAAGAAATCGCTGAACGACGTGGTAAAACCCTTGCCCTGCGGCGAGGCGCACATCACGCCCACCTGCAGCGGCACCTGGGCGGGCATATAGGCCAGCCGCAGCATCACCCAGCGCGCCTTGTCCACCGTGTAGCTCATCTCGATCGCGTCGCCCCGACGCTGGATCTGGAACCACACCGTGGGCGGGTGCCCGGCGAGCGGCACCACCGACCAGTCGGAGAAGGTGTGGGTCACCACCGCGCTGGCCTGCTGCACGCCATCCACATACTCGATCCCGCACTTGATCCAGTGGTGCGGGTCTTGCCGCACCATCAGCCCAGCCTGATCATACTGGTACTGGTAGCTGCCGCGAATGCCCACACGGCAGCGGAAGTCGCCCTGGGCCATGTTGAACCCGAAATGCCCGCTATCGCGGATGAACCCGTAGTGCGTGGTGCGCCAGAAATCCGTCTTTGGCTCGGCGGTGATGTGAAGTGCGCTATCATGTATCGTCCATTTTGCGGGTTCATTGTACCATTCCATACCAGGCTCCTTCGCAAACAGCCATTGCGGTCGCTCGTACTACAATTTGTTTTTGTAGCATAACATATTCATGCAGGTTTGCCGAAACCCACCGCTGGGTCATAATAAACGAGGGCCGCAGCTACCGCGGCCCTCGCTTCGGACTAGGCCCGAACTCTCCCTACTTGCCGCCTGCGGTGGTCTCCTCGCGCGGGTCGGCTCCGGCGTAGATCTGGCCATCCTGGCCTAGCACCACGCCGCCCACCGCACCAAAGTCGTTGTCCCACTTCTCCGAGCGGGTCGCGTCGTAGCCCAGCGCCTTCATCTGCTCGCCCACTTGATCGTACAGGTCGGCCTCGATCCGCAGGCCGCCGGGGGTGAAGTTGTGCGGGGCAAAGGACGAGGGCGCGGTGGTGCTGTAGAAGCGCGGCGCGCTGATCGCCTGCTGGATATCCATCCCAAACACCGACATGTTGAGGAACACCTGCACCAGCGCCTGCGACTGGGTGTCGCCGCCGGGGGTGCTGTAGCCCATGGAGAACGCGCCGTCCTTGAATACGATCACGGCGTGCGGCGTGATGCGCGGGCGCTTGCCTGGCTCTAGCGCGTTTACGTGGGTCGGGTCGAGCCGGAACTGGTTCATGCGGTTACCCAGGTTGATGCCGGTGTTCGGCACCATGGGCGTCTTGGGGAAGTCCGAGGGTGTCATCACCACCGTGTTGCCCTGGCGGTCGCGCACCACCAGCTGGGTCGTGTCCTTGCCCACCTTGGCGTTGTTGGCGGTCAGCGCCGCACGCATGGGGTCTAGCCCCGCCAGGCGACCATCCTCGGGCACGCTGAGGCTGGCTGTGAAGCCGGGGATATCGCCGGGCTTGGGCAGCGTGCCAAACGCGTGCTCGCTCATCAGCGCGCGGCGCTGGGCGGCGTACGTGGGGCTGAGCAGCGTGTCCAGCGGCACCTTGGTGAAGGCCGGGTCGGCCACGTACCCGTCGCGGTCGGCCATGGCCAGCTCGATCGCCTGGGTGACCGCGTGGATGTACGCGGGGCTGTTATGGCCCATCTTTTTCAGGTCGATGCCCTCAAGGATGTGCAGCACCAGCGGCTCCATGATGCCCTGCGACCAGGTGCCGTTGCCGTAGAAGGTGTAGCCGCCCGCCACATCGGCCTTGATCGGTTGCTCCCAGCCACCGCTGTAGCTAGCCAAGTCCTCGGCGGTGATCAGGCCGTTCTGCTGCTGGTGCATCTGCACGATCTTCTGGGCGATCGGCCCTTGGTAGAAGTAGCTGCGCACCGCCTGCAGGCCCTGCCTGCGGTCGCCGCCTGCAGCCAACGCGTCCTGCTCGGCCTTGGCCAGCTCCTCGAAGGTGTTGGCCAGATCAGGCAGCTGGATGCGCTCGTGCAGGTTCATTGGTCGCCACCACTCGCTGTGGAAGTACACGCGGGCGTTCTCGGGCAGAATCAGCGAGAGCGCGACCTCCTCCAGCGGCGAGAGGTCAAAGTTTTTCACAAAGATCTTGTGCGCCGGGAAGCCCTCGCGGGCCACGGCGATCGCAGGGGCCGATACCTGGCCAAACGACATCGTGCCGCAGTCAGACAGCAGCGCGGTCAGCACGTCGGGCGAGGCGGGCACCAGCTGCGCCCAGATATCGAACTCGGGCACGGTCTTGAAGCCGCGCTGGCTGAATTTCTCGATCGTGGCCGCGGCGGGGGCCTTGCCCACCCCAATGTACGACTTCACCTCGCCGGTGGCAGCGCTGTAGTACATGGTCGGTGCCACGCTGGCGAAGGATGCCGCCTCGCCGTGGGTCACGTTCAGCGCCAGCAGCGCCGCCACCGCCGCATCGCACGCGGTGCCGCCCTGCTCAAGGATGCTGAGCGCCGCATCGGTAGCCCATGGCGTACCGGTGACAGCGGCGTATTCCTTCCCCACAAAAAGCTCGCGGGGCTGCCCTGTGCGATCAGTGTACTGCATGGGGTCACGCGGGCCCTTGGGCAGCAGCGTGTAGACGACGGCGAGGATGAGGATCAGCGCGACCAGACCAATGCCGATCCGCTGAAGCACACGAAGAAAGCGTCTCACAGGGATTTCTCCATCTAGGCGTTATAGGCTCTCCAGATTGTAACATTTCTTTCGTGTGCCAAGTTGTTTTTATATCGTATTATTTGTATACTAGGCGACACAAACTTTGTAGCTAGTGTGTAGGAGCTGAGAAACATCAATGCGTGCATTCTGGAACTGGGTGACGACGGTTCACCATTCTCAGGCTGATACCCGCCGACGTAGCGCTACGCTTATTGTTATCTGCTGTGCGCTTGTTGTTATCTGCTTTATCGCATTCTTCCTCTTCATGGTGTTCAACGCGAATAGTATCGGTCAGATTCTCAGTCTGTCGTTCGCCGCGCTCACCGCATCAGTGGTGTTTATTGCGCGAAAGGGCTACTTTGCGGTTGCTGCCGGAATGCTCTTTGCGATCCTTCTGGCTGTCCCAACGGTGCCGATCATCCAGGGCCAGGGCATCAACGCCGAGCCGATCTACTATCTGATGACCCCGCTGATCGCCGCGGTGATCCTGCGCCCGCGCTATATCTGGGCTATGACCGGCGTGACCATCGCGCTGATGTTTGTGGTGCTGACCAATATCCAGAAGAATCCGCTAGAAGATCGGCACGGGCAGGCGCTGGTGCGCAACGTGCTGATCGTGGCTGGTGTAGCGGCCCTGGCCGGCACCGTGAGCGCAAGAAATACGAGCAAGGCGCTCAATACCGCAGAAAGCTCGCGCGCCGAGCTAGAGCAGACCGCCCGCGAGCTAGAGCAGATCAACATCGACCTAGAGCAGCGCGTGTCCGAGCGCACCACCTTGCTGGCCAGCAACCTGCGCATAGCGCAGGAGCGCGAGGAAGAGCTGCGCAAGATCGTGGCCGAGAACGAGCAGCAGCGCATGATCATCCGCGAGATGAGCGTGCCGATCATCCCGATCTCCGAGACCACCTGCGTGATGCCGCTGATCGGGGCGCTCGACACTAGCCGGATCGCGCAGGTGCAGGAGCAGGCGCTGCGGGCCCTCCAGCACAGCCGCGCGCGCCGACTCATCCTCGATATCACTGGCGTGCCGGTAGTGGATACCCAGGTAGCCCAGGGGTTCATGAAGGTGGTGCAGGCCGCGCGGCTGCTGGGTGCCGAGGTGCTGCTGGTGGGCATCCGCCCCGAGGTGGCGCAATCGATCATCGGGCTGGGGGTGGATCTGCACGATATCCAGACCTACAGTGATCTCCAGCTGGCGCTGAGCCAGCAGCCGCTTGCGCAGCGGGTAGCTCGGGCATAGCTTGGCGGCCCGTGGCATAGCTTTTGCTTTATGGGGTGGCAGATATGTGATGATCGCGGCGGTCATCTGACCATGCTGGGAAGCATTGTCAACCTACAGAAAACTGCACGTCGCCCTCAAACGCGTTTGCGTTATCCCCTCCAGCAGCGGCCCGCTTGGCCGCTGCTGTTCTTCTTTTCTAGGGTAGTACGCCCGCCTTCTCGCGTAGGCAGTGCGCCGCCTGATCGCGGATGTAGGACTCGTAGGATAGGGGTGCGCTCCCCAGCGCGCGGATCGCCGCTTGGTGTTGCTCGGTCAGCCAGATAGGTTGGGCAAGCAGCGTGCGCCAGAGCTGAATCGCATGGCGCTGCTCGGCGTGGTACCTCGTCGGGTTGGTCGCGGCCAGCTCCCAGATGGCGGTGGCATACCACAGCTGGGCGTAGCTGTCGCCTTGGCTGGCCTGCGCCGTCAGCAGCGGTAGCGCCTCGGTGGCCTCGGCGTACCACAGGTGCTGCAGCGCCCCTAGGTCATCGCAGGAGAGCAGCGCGCACCAGTGCTCGATGAACTCGGCGCGCCATGCCTGCTCTTGCTCGCGGCTGACATGGTAGCTCTGGTAGGTCTCATATACCCCGTCGTGGGCCATAAAAAAGGCTCGGCAGTCGTAGCTGAAGAAGAGCTCTTTTGCCGCTTGTAGTGATGTACGCATAGCGTTCTTTATGGCCTCTCTCTACGCCATGCCGATGCGGCGATAAGCGGGATATCTTCCCAGCGTAGCACCAGCGCGCCGTTTTCGGTGGTGGCATAGGTACCCAAAGGGCTGGCGAGTGTTTTATTTACATAATATTCATGTGTGTGCAGCGACACCTGCTGGAAACCCTGGGCCTGCAGGCGGCGCACCCAGGCCCGCCAGCGCTCGTGGCGCTGCGTGCGATCTGCACCCTCGCAGGTGACCACGTTGTGGATCTCGTGTCCGAGCATTGCCTGCTCTATTCCCCAGCGCTCGGGCATCGAGGCAGGGAAGTAGCTCTGCAAGACCTCGAACATGCCCCGATAGTAGTACCACGATGCGCTGATGCGGGCGCTGAAGGGCAGCGCGTTGTGCTCCACATCCGGCTCAACCAAGGTCATGAGGCGTGGCCGCAGCCGCGCGATGTCGCGCAGCATGGTATCGCGCGGCTGGCGAGGTATCGATGCCGCATCGTCGGCGGCAATGTGGTGCAGGGCAAACGCCGCGTTGACGATCGGTGCTGGTCCTGCCAGCGCTTGCACGGTGGGCGCTGGCAGCTGGCCCTGTGCTGCATCGACCTCACGGTAGCTGAGATTTATGCCTAACTCTTCTGCGCATGACATAAGCGATCTGCGTATATCATCGCGACGATAGGGGGATGGGTACAGCCCGGGGATCGGGAGCCGCACCCCGATGATCTGTACGGACTGGGGCCTCAGCGGAGCATGGGCCAGTAGCTGCAAGAGGTGCACCCATTGCCATGGCCCATCGATACCAATGTCAACAATGCTCATGTCCTTGGCACCCATAAGCGCGCGTAGGATAGCCGCATTCGCGCTCGCATAGCCAAACAGCCGAAACGGTGCTATCTCCAGCCACGCTTGGGCCGCCCGGCTCGCCAGATCGTCGGAAAGCACGGGCAGGTGTGTTTCGGCGGTCGGCAGCATACGAGCAAGGAGGCTCCGGGCAAACAGATAGGCGAGCCGCTCCTCGGGGGTTGCCTGGGGGTGGGGTGGCGCGAGGAAGGGCTGGATGAGCACGTAGGCCGTGGCAGTATCGCCCTGCGCGAGTGCGTGTGCTGCATCTTGGATGTGAGCCTGAGCTTCGGTGCGCATAGGGTGTGCGGGTCTCTCTATCCAATCGGCCTGCTGTTCAAATCCGAAAGCCATGGTGTTCTACCCCTGATGGTCATACGGTTCGCCTCTCAGCTGAAAGAACGGGCAAGCGCTCCTTTCAAGGTCAGACTATTGGCCGATTGACGCGTAGCCTTGTTACCTACCTAACGATATCTGAGAGAAGGTTATTTATTACGTCTGATAAGCGTCATTATCAGACGCATAGAATCAGCGCTTTTTCCTGGGTTTATCCGCGTGGTAGAGATCATAGCACACCACAAGACTCTCTGCTCTCCTCCCTTTGGGGATCTCAGATTCGCTGCGTTCTCCAAAACACACAACGCAGCTCATTCATAGCCCCTGCGGGCTATTGACTCTTGGAACGCAACCGCCATCCCTGGCAGCAAACGTAAATCTATATTATGA from the Chloroflexia bacterium SDU3-3 genome contains:
- a CDS encoding gamma-glutamyltransferase family protein, with translation MRRFLRVLQRIGIGLVALILILAVVYTLLPKGPRDPMQYTDRTGQPRELFVGKEYAAVTGTPWATDAALSILEQGGTACDAAVAALLALNVTHGEAASFASVAPTMYYSAATGEVKSYIGVGKAPAAATIEKFSQRGFKTVPEFDIWAQLVPASPDVLTALLSDCGTMSFGQVSAPAIAVAREGFPAHKIFVKNFDLSPLEEVALSLILPENARVYFHSEWWRPMNLHERIQLPDLANTFEELAKAEQDALAAGGDRRQGLQAVRSYFYQGPIAQKIVQMHQQQNGLITAEDLASYSGGWEQPIKADVAGGYTFYGNGTWSQGIMEPLVLHILEGIDLKKMGHNSPAYIHAVTQAIELAMADRDGYVADPAFTKVPLDTLLSPTYAAQRRALMSEHAFGTLPKPGDIPGFTASLSVPEDGRLAGLDPMRAALTANNAKVGKDTTQLVVRDRQGNTVVMTPSDFPKTPMVPNTGINLGNRMNQFRLDPTHVNALEPGKRPRITPHAVIVFKDGAFSMGYSTPGGDTQSQALVQVFLNMSVFGMDIQQAISAPRFYSTTAPSSFAPHNFTPGGLRIEADLYDQVGEQMKALGYDATRSEKWDNDFGAVGGVVLGQDGQIYAGADPREETTAGGK
- a CDS encoding STAS domain-containing protein encodes the protein MRAFWNWVTTVHHSQADTRRRSATLIVICCALVVICFIAFFLFMVFNANSIGQILSLSFAALTASVVFIARKGYFAVAAGMLFAILLAVPTVPIIQGQGINAEPIYYLMTPLIAAVILRPRYIWAMTGVTIALMFVVLTNIQKNPLEDRHGQALVRNVLIVAGVAALAGTVSARNTSKALNTAESSRAELEQTARELEQINIDLEQRVSERTTLLASNLRIAQEREEELRKIVAENEQQRMIIREMSVPIIPISETTCVMPLIGALDTSRIAQVQEQALRALQHSRARRLILDITGVPVVDTQVAQGFMKVVQAARLLGAEVLLVGIRPEVAQSIIGLGVDLHDIQTYSDLQLALSQQPLAQRVARA
- a CDS encoding GRAS family protein; this translates as MAFGFEQQADWIERPAHPMRTEAQAHIQDAAHALAQGDTATAYVLIQPFLAPPHPQATPEERLAYLFARSLLARMLPTAETHLPVLSDDLASRAAQAWLEIAPFRLFGYASANAAILRALMGAKDMSIVDIGIDGPWQWVHLLQLLAHAPLRPQSVQIIGVRLPIPGLYPSPYRRDDIRRSLMSCAEELGINLSYREVDAAQGQLPAPTVQALAGPAPIVNAAFALHHIAADDAASIPRQPRDTMLRDIARLRPRLMTLVEPDVEHNALPFSARISASWYYYRGMFEVLQSYFPASMPERWGIEQAMLGHEIHNVVTCEGADRTQRHERWRAWVRRLQAQGFQQVSLHTHEYYVNKTLASPLGTYATTENGALVLRWEDIPLIAASAWRRERP